In a single window of the Prosthecobacter sp. SYSU 5D2 genome:
- a CDS encoding helix-turn-helix transcriptional regulator, giving the protein MLLLREERLRQNISATALAAAIGLSRTTITHIENDQARPTLWVLIHIAEGLQVNLPELMARASAPPKRKSNAP; this is encoded by the coding sequence GTGCTGCTTCTTCGGGAGGAAAGGCTGCGCCAAAACATCTCCGCCACCGCTCTGGCTGCTGCCATCGGCTTGAGCCGCACCACGATCACTCACATCGAAAACGACCAGGCAAGACCGACTCTTTGGGTGCTCATTCACATCGCAGAAGGTCTCCAAGTGAACCTGCCAGAGCTGATGGCGAGGGCCTCAGCACCCCCAAAGCGGAAAAGCAATGCCCCTTGA
- a CDS encoding zeta toxin family protein has translation MMQNEISLPPLEVKAEEEVSRQRLHQVIRDSYAVRLWNAKSDQGQVVFTMGGPSAGANVLIEELQSKGELPCGERLLVLCSDDIRFLLPEAQSLIAQGHHTLWPVYHESLMLLDTIIEDILDAPFRANLVWDTTLTSLKQALGAMQRFKAAGYTVHVRGILIDPWEALTRSSLRMLETKRVLDRNVLLKLHKKVNTDWQEYTRHPHLIDSYEFKGVMFGTEVYSDGGEGQRFVTIASSFAPVGPEAMDQRLHAVARSILDENADSRASLFASYYPNHPALR, from the coding sequence ATGATGCAGAACGAGATTTCTTTGCCACCTCTTGAAGTGAAGGCAGAAGAAGAAGTTTCACGCCAGCGGCTGCACCAGGTCATTCGTGACAGCTACGCGGTAAGACTCTGGAATGCGAAGAGCGATCAGGGACAGGTTGTGTTCACCATGGGAGGACCCTCGGCAGGTGCAAACGTCCTTATTGAAGAACTCCAGAGCAAGGGGGAATTGCCATGCGGAGAAAGGCTGTTGGTGCTCTGCTCCGATGACATCCGCTTTTTACTGCCGGAGGCCCAATCGCTCATCGCCCAAGGGCATCACACTCTCTGGCCGGTTTATCATGAATCACTAATGCTCCTGGACACCATCATCGAAGATATCCTGGATGCTCCGTTCAGAGCCAATCTCGTGTGGGACACCACACTGACCTCGCTCAAACAGGCATTAGGAGCCATGCAGCGCTTTAAGGCCGCTGGATACACCGTGCATGTGAGAGGGATACTGATTGACCCATGGGAGGCCCTCACTCGCTCCAGCCTCAGGATGCTAGAAACCAAGCGTGTTTTAGACCGGAATGTCCTTTTAAAACTGCACAAAAAGGTTAACACCGACTGGCAGGAATACACCCGCCATCCTCACCTCATCGACAGCTACGAGTTCAAGGGCGTCATGTTTGGCACCGAGGTCTATTCCGACGGGGGAGAGGGACAGCGGTTTGTGACCATTGCCTCTTCATTCGCTCCTGTAGGCCCGGAGGCAATGGACCAGCGACTCCATGCCGTAGCACGCAGCATTCTCGACGAGAATGCCGACTCGCGAGCAAGTCTGTTTGCCAGCTATTACCCAAATCATCCGGCGCTGCGGTAA
- the brxL gene encoding BREX system Lon protease-like protein BrxL, translated as MIALNQKLNELFAGRVVRKDLVQRVKKGTNAPTFVLEFLLARYCATDDADEIESGLVAVNETLQGNFVRPNESNAAQSIVQQQGSHKFIDKVRVTHNEKEKRHWAEMENFGSRRIAINERHYRDNKRLLEGGLWCEVVVGYNTIEDDEYAFHIEDLRPIQVSRFDFDTFIDARRQFTREEWKTTILRSVGLEADHLTPRQQMLYLARLVPLVEANYNFVELGPRGTGKSYTFSEFSPYSTLISGGQTTTATLFYNKTRRQVGIIGYWDSIAFDEVAGIRVKDPGTIQILKDFMANGRFNLGAEVIAPASLAFVGNIDDSISEIVRSSQFDLFKPLPEEFDLAVIHRFHQYLPGWEIPANADHLLTEEYGFITDYLAEAFHYLFKHRNYFPAVKKRAKLGAGFQGRDETAVYKTVAGLIKLLHPDGECGDDEFEEYLAYAIEGRRRVKEQLNKRKKDEEFGEIRLSYTNTRGENVEVHCPESQGVDATLRPRSGPSEALTPPGLLPPVAPPGAVSDEETGAVAKAADELKDKHFTIRYGDSGYSYQAIFGAYLQGAKKLVVEDPYIRRDHQIRNFLQLCELAVQGGTIKAVELVTSAEHEAQKDDAVKRLDEIKEGLADYDVTLSYRFDDKIHDREVRTDTGWHIQIGRGLDIYQGPMTRLKVGATNFDLRPCMETKVSIFKQVEGENGLL; from the coding sequence ATGATTGCCCTGAACCAGAAATTGAATGAACTTTTTGCGGGACGCGTCGTGCGCAAGGACCTGGTCCAGCGGGTCAAGAAGGGAACCAATGCCCCGACCTTTGTTCTGGAGTTCCTGCTTGCGCGCTATTGCGCTACCGACGACGCAGACGAGATCGAGTCGGGCTTGGTGGCAGTGAATGAGACTCTTCAAGGCAACTTCGTTCGACCCAACGAATCCAATGCTGCGCAATCCATCGTGCAACAGCAAGGAAGTCACAAATTCATCGACAAGGTCCGCGTGACCCACAATGAGAAAGAAAAGCGGCATTGGGCTGAAATGGAAAATTTTGGCAGCCGCCGAATCGCCATCAACGAACGCCACTATCGCGACAACAAACGCCTGCTCGAAGGTGGCTTGTGGTGTGAGGTCGTTGTCGGCTACAATACTATTGAAGACGATGAGTATGCATTCCACATCGAAGACCTGCGACCCATCCAAGTTTCGCGCTTCGATTTCGATACATTCATTGACGCCCGGCGGCAGTTTACCAGAGAAGAATGGAAGACGACCATCCTTCGTTCAGTGGGACTGGAGGCCGACCATCTCACCCCACGCCAACAAATGCTATATCTGGCGCGATTGGTGCCTCTCGTAGAGGCTAATTACAATTTTGTGGAGCTCGGGCCTCGCGGAACGGGTAAGTCTTATACCTTTTCTGAGTTCTCGCCCTATTCAACGCTTATCAGTGGCGGCCAAACAACGACAGCCACGCTCTTTTACAACAAGACCCGCCGGCAGGTCGGGATCATTGGTTACTGGGACAGTATTGCATTTGACGAGGTGGCTGGCATCCGTGTCAAAGACCCAGGAACGATTCAAATCCTCAAGGATTTTATGGCGAACGGACGATTCAATCTCGGAGCCGAGGTTATTGCGCCAGCAAGTTTGGCCTTTGTTGGCAATATCGACGATTCGATTTCCGAAATTGTCCGGTCGTCACAGTTTGATCTTTTCAAACCACTCCCAGAGGAATTTGATCTCGCTGTCATCCATAGATTCCATCAATACCTTCCGGGGTGGGAAATCCCTGCAAATGCCGATCACCTGTTGACGGAAGAGTATGGATTCATCACCGACTACTTGGCTGAGGCGTTCCATTACCTGTTCAAGCACCGGAACTACTTTCCGGCGGTTAAAAAGCGCGCGAAACTCGGAGCTGGGTTTCAGGGGCGTGACGAGACTGCGGTTTACAAGACAGTGGCCGGCCTGATCAAATTGCTGCATCCTGATGGGGAGTGCGGTGATGATGAGTTTGAAGAGTATTTGGCCTATGCAATTGAAGGTCGCCGGCGGGTGAAGGAACAGCTCAACAAACGGAAAAAGGATGAGGAATTCGGCGAGATTCGGCTGTCTTACACCAACACTCGAGGTGAGAACGTGGAGGTTCATTGTCCTGAAAGCCAGGGCGTGGACGCCACACTCAGGCCTCGGAGCGGACCTTCTGAAGCATTGACACCACCGGGATTGCTGCCGCCCGTTGCTCCGCCTGGGGCAGTTTCGGACGAGGAAACCGGAGCGGTTGCCAAGGCAGCTGACGAATTGAAGGACAAACACTTCACCATCCGGTATGGAGATAGCGGCTACTCTTACCAAGCAATCTTTGGCGCATACCTTCAAGGTGCAAAGAAGCTCGTAGTTGAGGATCCCTACATTCGCAGGGATCACCAGATTCGGAATTTTCTGCAGCTTTGCGAGCTAGCTGTGCAAGGGGGCACTATCAAGGCGGTCGAACTGGTCACATCTGCCGAGCATGAAGCCCAAAAAGATGATGCAGTGAAGAGGTTGGACGAGATCAAGGAAGGCCTTGCGGATTATGACGTAACGTTATCCTACAGGTTTGATGATAAAATTCATGATCGGGAAGTGCGAACCGATACAGGCTGGCACATTCAGATCGGACGAGGCCTCGACATCTACCAAGGCCCGATGACTCGGCTTAAAGTAGGCGCGACGAACTTTGACCTGCGACCTTGCATGGAGACCAAAGTGAGCATTTTCAAGCAGGTTGAAGGCGAAAATGGGCTGCTTTAG
- a CDS encoding DEAD/DEAH box helicase: MSNLNTILSDLGITVAQAVTITGRQAVTLPVPALLHESVKQRLSEAFPDGLYSHQANALASVLNGQDVCLATSTASGKSLVFMAAAANLALSDSRALTIAVYPARALVQDQLEKWQSFCTPLGVRVGQIDGSVQVAQRASILTDSHVVVMTPDVIHAWLMNHSGENAANLGRLRLVVLDEAHSYNGVFGTNMAYLFRRLSVLTPPFQVIVSTATIGEPESFIREITGREVTIYKREDEGSQIPEKRIVLSRIGGQGSFDRLATLLRTLANTYEGRFLAFADSRKVVERLTAAAHRSPNVANSPVTGQDDDDEPEISIPGILMPYRAGYEAADRSEIQSALANGHLRGVVSTSALELGVDIGDIDLVVLLNTPPSVQAFWQRFGRAGRRSRPGECLLLDDTGTIGSGADGLAGYLGKPAERNYLYLGNRYVQYTNALSAAREIQEGGGKLETWQLFPGLPATFLPMLTNEVTPTQVIPDDLYTLKQRGENGPHHEFPLRGGMEANYQVKRSPDDMDLGTLSMAQLVREAYPGAIYYYRANAYRIRETRPKERVLRATKEKFGTTKPTSLITVFPNFSAGGKRWTSPDGFMQECDVQVAERVTGFTEIRGTASTPHVYGMGSPWAQRPVQRFLKTTGVIWCFGNTGVIAEASTRYLVDAFCLTEGIHARDIGFGRFSSNVSPQGPGDCKGLCIYDDVAGGLRLTERLADHFGEIVETAILLANNEGDINAASALRDLATKAASLSPAHVVAPTADSPVGDGWITVIAPGETAILQSSAQSAEVVVLRYVPAPSGLKYRLRHTKETVEWTVDAAAVSPINGQTRLIRYNTETGEEESIAS; encoded by the coding sequence ATGTCTAACCTCAATACCATCCTCTCCGATCTAGGCATCACCGTCGCGCAGGCCGTGACTATTACTGGAAGACAAGCAGTGACGCTGCCAGTCCCAGCACTTTTGCACGAGAGTGTGAAGCAACGTCTCAGCGAAGCTTTCCCCGATGGTCTTTACAGCCATCAGGCCAATGCCCTCGCCTCGGTGCTGAATGGGCAGGATGTGTGTCTAGCCACCTCGACAGCTTCGGGGAAGAGCTTGGTCTTCATGGCGGCGGCAGCGAATCTGGCTCTGTCGGACTCGAGGGCATTGACCATCGCCGTCTATCCCGCGCGGGCTTTGGTTCAAGATCAGCTGGAGAAGTGGCAGTCCTTCTGCACTCCCCTAGGTGTGCGGGTTGGCCAGATCGATGGCAGCGTGCAGGTCGCCCAGCGGGCATCCATCCTAACGGACTCCCATGTTGTGGTTATGACGCCGGATGTGATTCATGCTTGGTTGATGAATCATTCGGGGGAGAACGCTGCCAATTTAGGACGCTTGCGCTTGGTGGTTCTCGACGAGGCCCATTCCTACAATGGCGTGTTTGGCACTAACATGGCCTACTTGTTCCGCCGGCTTTCGGTGCTTACCCCGCCTTTTCAAGTCATCGTCTCGACTGCGACTATCGGTGAGCCTGAGTCCTTCATCCGTGAGATAACAGGTCGCGAAGTCACCATCTACAAACGCGAGGACGAAGGCTCCCAGATTCCTGAGAAGCGGATCGTGCTCAGCCGGATCGGAGGACAGGGATCATTTGACCGTTTAGCGACGCTGCTGCGCACTTTGGCGAACACGTATGAGGGGCGATTTCTTGCTTTTGCTGATTCTAGGAAAGTCGTCGAGCGTCTGACTGCGGCAGCGCACCGCAGTCCGAACGTGGCCAATTCACCGGTCACGGGACAGGATGATGACGATGAACCGGAGATTTCGATTCCGGGCATTCTGATGCCCTATCGGGCTGGATATGAGGCAGCAGATCGCTCGGAAATTCAGTCAGCCCTAGCCAATGGCCACCTTCGCGGGGTGGTATCGACCAGCGCGCTCGAACTCGGCGTGGACATCGGTGACATCGACTTGGTGGTGCTGCTCAATACGCCGCCCTCGGTCCAAGCCTTCTGGCAACGATTTGGCCGTGCCGGACGCCGATCCCGGCCAGGTGAATGTCTGCTGCTTGATGACACAGGCACCATCGGTTCAGGTGCAGATGGACTGGCTGGGTATCTTGGCAAACCAGCCGAGAGAAACTATCTGTATCTGGGCAATCGATACGTCCAATACACAAACGCATTGAGCGCAGCGAGAGAGATACAGGAAGGCGGCGGCAAGCTAGAAACATGGCAGCTATTTCCAGGTCTGCCGGCCACCTTTTTGCCGATGTTAACCAACGAAGTGACCCCTACCCAGGTGATCCCTGATGATCTCTACACGCTCAAGCAGCGTGGAGAGAACGGTCCACATCATGAGTTTCCTCTTCGCGGTGGAATGGAAGCGAATTATCAGGTGAAGCGCAGCCCGGATGACATGGACCTTGGCACGCTGAGTATGGCCCAACTCGTTAGAGAAGCCTACCCCGGGGCCATTTACTACTACCGAGCCAACGCCTACCGGATCCGCGAGACGAGGCCAAAGGAGCGGGTGCTGCGTGCCACCAAAGAGAAATTTGGCACCACCAAGCCAACCTCCCTGATCACGGTCTTCCCAAATTTTAGTGCTGGTGGTAAGCGCTGGACATCTCCCGACGGATTCATGCAGGAGTGCGACGTGCAGGTGGCCGAACGGGTCACTGGCTTTACGGAGATCCGGGGCACCGCGTCTACCCCGCATGTTTATGGCATGGGGTCGCCTTGGGCTCAAAGGCCAGTACAACGATTTCTCAAGACCACAGGAGTGATCTGGTGTTTCGGGAACACCGGAGTGATAGCTGAGGCATCAACACGCTACCTAGTGGATGCGTTCTGTCTGACCGAGGGAATTCATGCACGAGACATCGGATTCGGCAGGTTCAGTTCGAACGTATCCCCGCAGGGACCCGGCGATTGCAAAGGTCTGTGCATCTATGACGATGTCGCCGGCGGACTTCGCCTCACAGAACGGCTGGCGGATCACTTCGGGGAGATCGTCGAAACGGCAATCTTACTGGCCAACAACGAAGGGGACATCAACGCGGCGAGCGCACTTCGTGATCTAGCCACCAAAGCGGCTTCACTAAGCCCTGCCCATGTCGTCGCTCCAACTGCCGACTCACCCGTTGGAGATGGGTGGATCACGGTAATAGCACCCGGGGAGACGGCCATACTGCAATCCTCGGCTCAGTCCGCTGAGGTTGTTGTCTTGCGTTATGTTCCAGCTCCAAGCGGACTGAAATATCGACTGAGGCATACAAAGGAAACCGTGGAGTGGACCGTGGATGCAGCGGCGGTTTCACCCATCAATGGACAGACAAGGTTGATCCGCTACAACACCGAGACAGGAGAGGAAGAATCCATCGCATCCTGA
- a CDS encoding DUF262 domain-containing protein, with protein MTPNLAAVESPGTVQTSEFESLSIYEVIGRLNSSQQRPLYLPAIQRRFVWGMAQICELFDSMMRGYPIGTFLFWEVADELRNDYAFYEFIRDYNEHADHRANRTAPRTLPPGLTGVLDGQQRLNSMYVALQGSYSAFIGGQGNFRARLDSFPRREFHLNVFFAPAEDDKQHYQFRFLTEWESSPVRFDAKHYWFPVSAIYHSTCQQEVERQWMHYVTKTGTRDKLTENQSEKAISTLELLRRRIRDEKLITYFPIRQRDLTEALQIFIRANNGGTTVTDAQMIFSTIIAHWQEGRARIEALRDSINDLGNGFQFEITHIMLACLALSGCPIRLRIESFKPAHVDTIRECWPAICETLQAAANMAVRWGLSGNHGIRQHSIIALAILLRAGVKTPASDDHLRLFVLRSLVCELYRRPERTLALVQEYADDHLALGSVFVLDHFESVFELPSGQGLGITPEDLEKLLTIHIGDSRTYVLLTLLHHHHAVHQHAFQKDHIHPSSRFADLKEFKLGSEGEALWHQWKDQLPNIQLLQEGENNYKRAKAFKDWLPIYLPNSEAQKAYLAQNDIPADVSLDFVDFESFFNRRKERLRQRLKNLLGVSAVNES; from the coding sequence GTGACTCCCAACCTAGCCGCAGTCGAGAGTCCAGGAACCGTTCAAACCTCAGAGTTTGAGTCCCTCAGCATTTATGAGGTCATCGGGCGGTTAAACAGCTCGCAACAGCGCCCGCTTTACCTGCCCGCCATCCAAAGACGATTCGTCTGGGGCATGGCACAGATTTGCGAGCTGTTTGACTCAATGATGCGCGGTTATCCGATTGGGACTTTCCTGTTCTGGGAAGTGGCTGACGAGCTGCGAAACGACTACGCTTTTTACGAGTTCATCCGCGACTACAACGAACACGCGGACCATCGTGCCAACCGCACGGCCCCACGCACCCTGCCACCAGGACTGACTGGGGTGCTAGATGGTCAACAGCGTCTCAATTCCATGTATGTGGCGCTACAAGGAAGTTATTCGGCTTTCATCGGCGGCCAGGGGAACTTCAGGGCTCGATTGGATAGTTTTCCACGCCGTGAATTTCATCTGAATGTCTTCTTTGCCCCGGCTGAAGACGATAAGCAGCATTACCAATTCCGGTTCCTCACCGAGTGGGAGAGTTCACCTGTGCGCTTTGATGCGAAGCATTATTGGTTCCCTGTGTCGGCCATTTATCATTCTACCTGTCAGCAAGAGGTGGAACGGCAATGGATGCATTATGTCACCAAGACTGGCACCCGAGATAAATTAACAGAGAATCAGAGTGAAAAGGCAATCTCAACGCTGGAGTTATTGCGGCGGCGCATTCGTGACGAAAAGCTCATTACGTATTTCCCAATTCGTCAGCGGGACCTGACTGAAGCCTTGCAGATTTTCATCCGCGCAAACAACGGAGGCACCACAGTCACGGATGCGCAGATGATCTTCTCCACCATCATCGCCCATTGGCAGGAAGGCAGAGCCAGGATTGAGGCGTTAAGAGACTCTATCAATGACCTGGGAAACGGATTTCAGTTCGAGATCACCCACATCATGCTGGCCTGTCTGGCGCTCTCCGGCTGCCCGATCCGCCTGCGAATTGAGTCCTTCAAGCCCGCTCATGTGGATACGATCCGGGAATGTTGGCCGGCGATCTGCGAGACTCTACAGGCAGCCGCCAACATGGCCGTTCGATGGGGGCTGTCAGGCAATCACGGAATTCGTCAGCATTCAATCATAGCACTCGCCATCCTTCTGAGAGCGGGAGTTAAGACACCAGCCTCTGATGATCACCTTCGATTGTTTGTGCTCCGATCTCTTGTTTGTGAGCTTTATAGACGGCCCGAACGCACGCTGGCACTTGTCCAAGAGTACGCTGATGATCATTTGGCTTTAGGCTCCGTATTCGTGCTCGACCACTTTGAATCCGTCTTTGAGCTTCCCTCTGGGCAGGGATTGGGAATAACGCCAGAGGACTTGGAAAAGCTGCTGACCATCCACATTGGAGATTCAAGGACCTATGTTCTTCTGACACTTCTGCATCATCATCATGCGGTGCATCAGCACGCCTTTCAGAAAGATCACATTCACCCAAGCTCCCGTTTCGCAGATTTAAAGGAATTCAAACTGGGCAGTGAAGGTGAAGCACTTTGGCACCAATGGAAGGATCAGCTCCCCAACATTCAGTTGCTTCAGGAAGGTGAAAACAACTACAAGCGGGCCAAGGCATTCAAGGATTGGCTTCCGATCTACCTTCCCAATTCCGAGGCTCAGAAGGCCTATCTAGCTCAGAACGACATACCCGCTGACGTCAGCCTCGATTTCGTGGATTTCGAATCCTTCTTCAACCGCCGCAAGGAAAGGCTCCGCCAGCGACTTAAAAACCTACTAGGAGTGTCCGCTGTAAACGAGTCTTGA
- a CDS encoding PglZ domain-containing protein, protein MTFETFLAQQLETRIRQRRLLVVYDPDQRFRDIVASLRDKYTQVLDCDGDLLEAREAALESFAALGEDASCKQKLVLYVPAVRSLEDADRCSDPFAGFVVAGACFPDGAGDDFRQLCLQFLPEQAGQIEEIFASGEPPAISLINSMRSGAVDSPMLRDLLKAEGPKDMLVKFLSASDETLKKLRSTTQWVKDLKDLVARTLGLKLDGAKEAVEDLQTQLWRYLLFSEFAADLPVTLPAGLQSVPRAGISHEPFVRSLCGTLRDLGSAQAAYEEAANRVAGTELGLEAQCGSIEDFGVLDTFSFEERGFLRRFAEQLGAGQFENAREIVALRQGSFWVERDAQRSAEWQVADLSARLMLELQSLEAELTVKRSLDEWIDFYTSRFGMVDTIHRCMEQVAAEILPIEAVLAGVLTQAREAHREACDKLARGMQEEATKTGWPSTTKARSVDIFDRWVEPRWKSGERVAYFWIDALRYELAQALEAALGTHHGTRLDMACASLPCLTPVGMAALLPGASSMEIKVDAGKPVAVIYGKPVDGPKARAEVLASYVGASRTRLVDLEDLANGKLPNDIEMIEVLAVKTNDIDSLGESNPLYFIGMLPSILRKIQLAVNKLAEAGFTRAILTSDHGFAWMQSTSAGNAIGKPPGQWVMAKDRVLLGEGTTDTLSLVLNTSDAGIRSSLQQIAIPKGMATYTAGVTYFHGGISPQECILPVLDVHLKTANTMMPTHRVDITLTYRGASRGTITSLIPALELSYPAADLFGPASVCLLLHGVDKSGTLVGEAASSAAVDPASREIHLERGKAIKVPLRLKEGFEGEFKVVAIDPVSGTTYATIKLETAFHH, encoded by the coding sequence ATGACTTTCGAGACCTTCCTTGCCCAACAGCTTGAAACCCGCATACGCCAGCGCCGGCTGCTCGTGGTCTATGACCCCGATCAACGATTCCGCGACATCGTCGCTAGCCTGAGGGACAAGTACACCCAAGTCCTCGACTGCGATGGTGACCTCCTGGAGGCACGTGAGGCTGCTCTGGAGTCTTTTGCGGCGCTAGGTGAAGACGCCTCCTGCAAGCAGAAGCTTGTGCTCTATGTGCCAGCAGTAAGATCGTTGGAGGATGCAGACCGTTGCTCGGACCCCTTCGCTGGTTTCGTGGTAGCCGGGGCATGCTTTCCAGATGGTGCCGGGGACGATTTCCGACAGCTCTGTCTTCAGTTTCTCCCCGAACAGGCCGGCCAAATCGAAGAAATATTCGCCTCAGGTGAACCGCCTGCCATTTCATTGATCAACAGCATGCGCAGCGGCGCGGTGGACTCCCCCATGTTGCGCGATTTGCTCAAGGCAGAGGGGCCCAAGGATATGCTGGTGAAGTTTCTTTCGGCAAGCGACGAAACCCTGAAGAAGCTGCGATCCACGACCCAATGGGTGAAGGATTTGAAGGATCTGGTAGCGCGCACCTTGGGGCTGAAACTGGACGGTGCAAAGGAAGCCGTAGAGGATCTGCAGACGCAACTTTGGCGTTACCTTCTTTTTTCCGAGTTTGCTGCCGATTTACCGGTGACATTGCCGGCGGGTCTTCAGTCTGTCCCGCGAGCAGGAATCTCGCATGAGCCTTTTGTGAGGTCCCTCTGCGGGACCTTGCGAGATTTGGGGAGCGCTCAAGCTGCCTACGAGGAGGCGGCAAACCGGGTGGCAGGAACGGAATTGGGTCTCGAAGCGCAATGCGGTTCCATTGAGGACTTTGGCGTTCTAGACACCTTCTCTTTTGAGGAACGTGGATTCTTGCGTCGGTTTGCTGAGCAATTAGGGGCTGGGCAGTTTGAGAATGCGCGGGAGATCGTGGCCCTCCGGCAAGGCTCCTTTTGGGTGGAAAGGGATGCGCAACGCTCCGCAGAATGGCAGGTGGCGGACTTGTCTGCACGTTTGATGCTCGAACTTCAGAGCCTTGAGGCTGAGCTGACCGTCAAGCGCTCACTCGATGAGTGGATCGATTTTTACACCAGTCGCTTTGGCATGGTGGACACCATCCACCGATGCATGGAACAAGTCGCAGCCGAGATCCTGCCGATAGAAGCCGTTCTTGCGGGTGTCCTGACTCAGGCTAGAGAGGCACATCGCGAAGCCTGCGACAAACTGGCTCGAGGGATGCAGGAGGAAGCGACCAAGACTGGCTGGCCATCCACAACCAAAGCGCGTTCGGTGGACATTTTCGACCGCTGGGTCGAGCCACGTTGGAAGTCGGGTGAACGCGTTGCTTATTTCTGGATCGATGCGCTTCGCTATGAACTGGCGCAAGCATTGGAGGCAGCTCTCGGGACCCACCACGGCACGAGGCTCGATATGGCATGCGCCAGCCTCCCATGCTTAACCCCCGTAGGAATGGCCGCACTATTGCCCGGTGCATCATCAATGGAGATCAAAGTCGATGCCGGAAAGCCAGTGGCGGTGATATATGGAAAGCCTGTCGATGGCCCCAAAGCGAGAGCAGAGGTGCTGGCCTCTTATGTCGGAGCTAGCCGAACACGCTTGGTAGATCTGGAAGATTTGGCCAATGGCAAGCTGCCCAATGACATCGAAATGATCGAGGTGCTGGCAGTGAAGACCAATGACATTGACTCACTTGGAGAAAGCAACCCGCTCTACTTCATCGGAATGCTTCCCAGCATTCTGCGGAAAATCCAGCTTGCCGTGAACAAACTCGCCGAAGCGGGTTTCACACGAGCGATTTTGACGAGTGATCATGGATTCGCCTGGATGCAGAGCACCAGTGCAGGGAATGCTATCGGTAAACCACCGGGGCAGTGGGTGATGGCAAAGGATCGTGTTCTGCTCGGTGAAGGAACCACTGACACACTCTCTCTCGTCCTGAACACATCTGATGCAGGCATCCGGTCCAGCCTCCAACAAATAGCAATTCCCAAGGGCATGGCGACCTATACCGCCGGGGTGACCTATTTCCATGGCGGCATTTCCCCCCAGGAGTGCATCCTGCCAGTACTTGATGTGCATTTGAAAACTGCCAACACGATGATGCCAACCCATCGAGTGGACATCACACTGACCTATCGGGGAGCATCTCGTGGCACTATCACCTCCCTGATTCCAGCGCTCGAACTCTCCTATCCTGCGGCGGACTTGTTTGGCCCTGCCAGCGTGTGCTTGTTGCTGCATGGAGTGGACAAAAGCGGCACGCTTGTAGGCGAGGCGGCGTCAAGCGCAGCGGTAGATCCAGCAAGCAGGGAGATTCACCTGGAGCGTGGTAAAGCGATCAAAGTGCCTTTGCGCCTAAAAGAAGGATTTGAGGGAGAGTTCAAGGTGGTCGCCATTGACCCTGTGAGCGGAACCACTTACGCAACAATCAAACTTGAAACAGCCTTTCACCACTAA